One Ranitomeya imitator isolate aRanImi1 chromosome 1, aRanImi1.pri, whole genome shotgun sequence DNA window includes the following coding sequences:
- the LOC138656681 gene encoding uncharacterized protein, translated as MANIINVDMLLILVQERPEIWDQRDPNYSNRARKEAAWRAICGLLFPDYAQRPRAEQTSLLDDVMTRWRSIRDQYRRERQQRARSGSAAPLKKRKYIYYDRLSFLDASMDLRQTQSNLTERETGSESDPIIDPVSVEEEVAGPSMAASGSIIEDPSAASSLQAAASDEDAAPPPSAAHVPRPVEHGHSSSPTGPLVSSPQAAGPLRRSRRRRELEGRRSEVDAGVLNYLAWAATDDGEEAFARSLARYLRPFPVR; from the exons atggcaaacatcatcaatgttgatatgctcctcatcctggtccaagaaaggcctgaaatatgggaccagagggatcccaactactccaaccgggccaggaaagaggcagcttggagggccatctgtgggctactattccctgattatgcccaacggccacgtgcggagcagacaagtctat tggatgatgttatgacaagatggcgcagcatccgggaccaataccggcgggaaagacagcagcgggctaggagtgggtcagcagccccactgaagaagaggaagtatatatattacgaccgtctttcctttttggatgccagtatggatcttaggca aacacagtcaaacctcacagagagggaaaccggatcagaatcagaccctatcattgatcctgtaagtgtggaggaagaggttgcaggaccatctatggctgcatcaggatccatcattgaggacccatcagcagcatcatcactgcaggcagcagcaagtgatgaagatgctgcaccaccaccctcagcagcacatgtaccaaggcctgtggaacatgggcacagcagcagccctacaggcccactggtgtcatccccacaggcagctgggcctttacggagatcacggcgaaggagagagcttgaaggcagaagaagtgaagttgatgctggggtcctcaactatttggcatgggcagccacagatgatggcgaggaggcctttgcccgcagccttgcccgataccttagacccttccccgtgaggtga
- the LOC138656680 gene encoding uncharacterized protein, which produces MSDHLQFTPTQRDLFNWLLSRRFGHPYPVIVDPRRRSRRMWVHPLLTKRLTKGHFHRLYTALREHPDKFYLYCRMSIQTFDRLLEILRPGITFQDTRLRKAISAEERLLLTLRFLSTGLSFAGLHLEFLIGRSTISGIVRLTCRQIWDRLKDLVMPEPKQADWLKIARGFKVNCDFPNCIGAVDGKHIRVRKPPNSGSQFYNYKQFFSVVLLAVVDSNYRFIIVDIGAYGRTGDSRVFNSSIMGRRLRENQLDLPPPQQLPGSTAEALPFIFVGDEAFQLTRHVMRPYPRRNLDHRRRIFNLRLSRARRLVECAFGILVAKWRVLQTAMQLSEATVNEVIKASVILHNYTRIHDCFSDGNDEHMLRSVSSPTPHGPPPRRPLSGIKVRDVLTNYFVSPQGSTPWQDYAVSQL; this is translated from the exons atgtctgaccacctgcagttcaccccaacgcagcgtgatttgtttaactggctattgtctcgtcggtttgggcacccataccctgtgattgtggatccgcgaaggaggagcagaagaatgtgggtgcatcctcttctgactaaacgcctcactaaaggccattttcatcggctatatacagctctgcgggaacatccagacaagttttatctgtactgtcgcatgtctatacaaacctttgacagattgttggagatattacgcccaggaataacatttcaggacacaaggctgcgcaaagccatctctgctgaggagcgtcttctcctcacgttacg atttctgtccactggattgtcctttgcgggtctccaccttgaatttttgattggccgctccaccatttctggcattgtgcggttaacctgtcgccaaatatgggatagacttaaggaccttgtgatgcctgagcccaaacaggctgattggctcaaaatagcccgtgggttcaaggtcaattgtgacttcccaaactgcattggagcggtggatgggaaacatattagggtacgtaagccgccgaactctggctcccaattctacaactataagcagtttttctctgtagttctgttagctgtagttgacagtaactacaggtttataattgtagacattggggcctatggacgaactggagactctagggtcttcaattcgtctataatgggtcggcggctacgtgaaaaccagttagacctcccaccaccacaacaactcccaggctccactgcagaagcactgccttttatttttgttggagatgaggccttccaactcaccagacacgtcatgaggccttatccccggcgcaacctggaccatcgtcggaggatatttaatttgcgcctttctagggcgcgcagactggtggagtgcgcctttggtattctggtggccaaatggcgtgtcctacagactgccatgcagctcagtgaggctacagtcaatgaagtaatcaaagcatctgtaattttgcacaactatacccgcatacatgattgcttctcagatggtaatgatgaacacatgttgcgtagtgtcagtagtccaacaccacatggcccacctccgcgccgtcccctttctggtatcaaagttagggatgtattgaccaattattttgtttctcctcagggttctactccctggcaagattatgctgtttctcagttgtga